Proteins from one Cicer arietinum cultivar CDC Frontier isolate Library 1 chromosome 3, Cicar.CDCFrontier_v2.0, whole genome shotgun sequence genomic window:
- the LOC101509915 gene encoding zinc finger protein ZAT9-like: MDKYNCKLCYRSFSNGRALGGHMRSHMMNLIVNKQEEKSSRTIQLSFEAESAPSSTSEEDNDCYEKDLCYPKRNIPHINQDFTIDNDSILPDRESETESSKNNPTRKRSKRLWKIRGFDPNYYDESVMKKVKFCNKTESSVVEYEPASSVSNATTDEDVAFCLMLLSRDKWNKEGDYNEEDEIDDEVDEDPEEEEDEEEDKIERSLEESDESQEQIKVIKNNKLRKGRYKCETCNKVFKSYQALGGHRASHKKIKLMNINVEESPPEFESGIVEKKIHECPVCFRVFSSGQALGGHKRTHVIHGSSTTTTTVPILSSTKIGKSVIDLNLPAPIDDDDVSQIENSAVSDAEFVKTR; this comes from the coding sequence ATGGACAAATACAACTGCAAACTTTGCTACAGAAGTTTTAGCAATGGAAGAGCATTGGGAGGTCACATGAGATCTCACATGATGAATTTGATTGTTAATAAACAAGAAGAAAAGTCATCAAGAACAATCCAACTTAGTTTTGAAGCTGAATCAGCACCCTCATCAACGTCAGAAGAAGACAATGATTGCTATGAAAAGGATCTTTGTTATCCAAAGAGAAACATTCCTCATATAAATCAAGATTTTACTATTGATAATGATTCCATTCTTCCAGATAGAGAGAGTGAAACGGAATCGTCAAAGAATAACCCAACTCGTAAAAGATCCAAAAGGCTGTGGAAAATTCGCGGGTTCGATCCAAACTATTATGATGAATCTGTAATGAAAAAAGTGAAGTTTTGTAACAAGACAGAATCTTCGGTTGTTGAATATGAACCCGCTAGTTCCGTTTCAAATGCAACAACAGATGAAGATGTTGCATTTTGTCTAATGTTGTTGTCCAGAGACAAATGGAATAAAGAGGGAGATtacaatgaagaagatgaaattgaCGATGAAGTTGACGAAGACCCGGAAGAAGaagaggatgaagaagaagataaaattgaaagatcTTTGGAAGAGAGTGATGAATCTCAAGAGCAAATTAAAGTGATCAAGAATAATAAATTACGTAAAGGAAGGTACAAATGTGAAACATGTAACAAAGTATTTAAATCATATCAAGCGTTGGGTGGTCATAGAGCAAGTCACAAGAAGATTAAATTAATGAACATAAATGTTGAAGAATCACCACCTGAATTTGAAAGTGGAATAGTGGAAAAGAAAATTCACGAATGTCCTGTTTGTTTTCGGGTTTTTTCTTCGGGTCAAGCACTTGGTGGGCACAAAAGAACACATGTTATTCATggatcatcaacaacaacaacaacagttCCAATTTTAAGTTCAACAAAAATTGGAAAAAGTGTCATAGATCTTAATCTTCCTGCTCcaattgatgatgatgatgttagTCAAATCGAGAATTCTGCTGTTTCAGATGCAGAATTTGTCAAAACCCGTTAG